Proteins from a genomic interval of Clostridium cochlearium:
- a CDS encoding peptidylprolyl isomerase, translating to MKNPIITITMENGDVMKGELYPEIAPNTVRNFISLINKGFYNGLIFHRVIPGFVIQGGCPEGTGVGGPGYSIKGEFSANGFPNSLKHEEGVLSMARAMHPDSAGSQFFIMVGEAPHLDGQYAGFGKITEGLDVAFKIVDEPTDFMDKPLEEQKIKEITVDTFGKEYEEPEKL from the coding sequence ATGAAAAATCCTATAATTACTATAACAATGGAAAATGGGGATGTTATGAAGGGGGAATTATATCCTGAAATAGCTCCAAATACTGTTAGAAATTTTATAAGTTTGATAAATAAAGGTTTTTATAATGGATTAATATTTCATAGAGTAATACCTGGCTTTGTAATTCAAGGAGGTTGTCCAGAGGGAACAGGAGTTGGAGGTCCAGGATATTCTATTAAAGGAGAATTTTCAGCTAATGGATTCCCAAATTCACTTAAGCATGAAGAGGGAGTTTTATCCATGGCAAGAGCTATGCACCCTGATTCAGCAGGAAGTCAATTTTTTATAATGGTGGGAGAAGCACCTCATTTAGATGGACAATATGCTGGTTTTGGAAAGATAACAGAAGGATTGGATGTAGCTTTTAAAATAGTAGATGAACCAACAGATTTTATGGATAAACCTTTAGAAGAGCAAAAGATAAAGGAAATAACTGTAGATACCTTTGGAAAAGAGTATGAAGAACCTGAAAAATTATAA
- a CDS encoding RnfABCDGE type electron transport complex subunit G — MKNSLKGIITLCLIAAVCGGILGLTYDATKDTIAAIEKKESLQLDVILPGLNADEPKEMNVKLEENGPISSAYEVYSKGELVGHAIISNAQGMGPLKMTVGITKDGKIGGLKIVSHAETPGIGDIVEKESFMGRYKGKPIEQELKIVKTTPSADNEVEAVTGATITSTGVTKAVNEAIKFYKENVLGEEVKEEEEKPLEAKDIIPEADSMKDVEVELTENVKEVKGIYKGEELLGYAITGLGAGMNEIQTMVGISNDGKIVFVKVVADSETEGIGDVIHEEDFTKKFLNKSVEERLEVVKNPPVKDNEVEAVTGATVSTEGVTGGVNNAIKFYNEKLKK, encoded by the coding sequence ATGAAGAATAGTTTAAAAGGAATAATAACCTTATGTTTAATAGCCGCTGTTTGTGGAGGAATATTAGGACTTACATATGATGCAACTAAAGACACTATAGCAGCTATTGAGAAGAAGGAAAGTTTGCAATTAGACGTAATATTACCAGGATTAAATGCAGATGAACCAAAAGAAATGAATGTTAAATTAGAGGAGAATGGCCCAATAAGTTCAGCATATGAAGTTTATTCAAAGGGTGAATTAGTAGGACATGCTATAATATCAAATGCTCAAGGTATGGGACCATTGAAAATGACTGTGGGAATAACTAAAGATGGAAAAATAGGTGGACTAAAAATAGTTTCTCATGCAGAAACTCCAGGTATTGGAGATATAGTTGAAAAAGAAAGTTTTATGGGAAGATATAAAGGTAAACCTATAGAACAAGAATTAAAAATAGTAAAAACAACTCCTTCAGCAGACAATGAAGTAGAAGCTGTAACAGGAGCTACAATTACATCTACAGGTGTAACTAAAGCTGTAAACGAAGCCATAAAATTCTATAAAGAAAATGTATTAGGAGAAGAAGTTAAAGAAGAAGAGGAAAAACCATTAGAAGCTAAGGATATAATACCTGAAGCTGATAGTATGAAAGATGTAGAAGTCGAATTAACTGAAAATGTTAAAGAAGTTAAAGGTATATATAAAGGAGAAGAACTTTTAGGATATGCTATAACTGGTTTAGGTGCAGGAATGAATGAAATTCAAACCATGGTAGGTATCTCTAATGATGGTAAAATTGTATTTGTAAAAGTAGTAGCAGATAGTGAAACAGAAGGAATTGGAGATGTAATACACGAAGAAGACTTTACAAAGAAATTTTTAAATAAATCTGTGGAAGAAAGATTAGAAGTGGTTAAAAATCCACCAGTAAAAGACAATGAAGTAGAAGCTGTAACAGGAGCTACTGTAAGTACAGAAGGAGTTACTGGTGGAGTAAATAATGCTATTAAGTTCTACAATGAAAAACTTAAAAAGTAA
- a CDS encoding HD domain-containing protein — translation MENKIDIFKNIEKHLLEDENPSKYLNELSEEGVLKEYPFNLLENLKKTDQNLTHHPEGTVWNHTMMVVDKAAKSKELSEDSRAFMWSALLHDIGKGTTTKIRRGKITSYNHDKEGEFLAIKFLEEFTQDKDLIKKVAALVRWHMQPLFVAKKMRFADIDSMKKECSPEEIALLSKCDRLGRGDMNEERIKKEEEDIEVFLNTVKKESTK, via the coding sequence ATGGAAAATAAAATAGATATATTTAAAAATATAGAGAAACATTTGTTAGAAGATGAAAATCCTTCTAAATATTTAAATGAACTAAGTGAAGAAGGTGTTTTAAAGGAATATCCTTTTAATCTTTTGGAAAACTTAAAAAAGACTGATCAAAATTTAACTCATCATCCAGAAGGTACGGTTTGGAATCATACTATGATGGTGGTGGATAAAGCAGCTAAGAGTAAAGAACTAAGTGAAGATAGTAGGGCTTTTATGTGGTCAGCACTGTTACATGATATAGGTAAAGGCACTACTACTAAAATAAGAAGGGGGAAAATAACTTCTTATAATCATGATAAAGAGGGAGAATTTTTAGCTATAAAGTTTTTAGAAGAATTTACACAAGATAAGGATCTTATAAAAAAAGTTGCGGCTTTAGTAAGATGGCATATGCAACCTTTATTTGTAGCTAAAAAGATGAGATTTGCTGATATAGATTCCATGAAAAAAGAATGTTCACCAGAAGAAATAGCTCTTTTATCGAAATGTGATAGATTGGGTAGAGGAGACATGAATGAGGAGAGAATAAAAAAAGAGGAAGAAGACATAGAAGTTTTTTTAAATACTGTAAAAAAAGAAAGTACTAAATAA
- the ribE gene encoding 6,7-dimethyl-8-ribityllumazine synthase, protein MNIIEGNLIGQGLKFGIIVGRFNEFIGGKLLDGAIDALVRHGVDEKDIEIAWVPGAFEIPLIAKKMAKSKKYDGVICLGAVIRGATTHYDYVSSEVSKGIAKVTLDEEVPVIFGVLTTENIEQAIERAGTKAGNKGYEAACTAIEMANLVNEI, encoded by the coding sequence ATGAATATAATAGAAGGAAATTTAATAGGGCAAGGTTTAAAATTTGGTATAATTGTAGGAAGATTTAATGAATTTATAGGAGGAAAACTTTTAGATGGAGCTATAGATGCTCTTGTAAGACATGGTGTAGATGAAAAAGATATAGAAATAGCTTGGGTGCCGGGAGCTTTTGAGATACCGTTAATAGCTAAAAAAATGGCTAAAAGCAAAAAATATGATGGAGTAATATGTTTAGGTGCTGTTATAAGAGGAGCTACTACTCACTATGATTATGTATCAAGTGAAGTATCTAAAGGTATAGCTAAAGTTACTTTAGATGAAGAAGTACCAGTAATATTTGGTGTTTTAACTACAGAAAACATAGAGCAAGCCATAGAAAGAGCAGGAACAAAAGCAGGTAACAAAGGATACGAGGCAGCTTGTACTGCAATAGAAATGGCAAATCTAGTAAATGAAATTTGA